A genomic segment from Sorangium aterium encodes:
- a CDS encoding RHS repeat-associated core domain-containing protein, whose protein sequence is MNSRNSDEQPLSVQLGAIVETTYSYELLTGRLDRVQTAGVYDLDYDYYLDGRAETVLTLGRLYERRTAGAQTTHVFHVFADGEEVAQHFVHPDESSERRYVQKDALGSVGVVLRPDGSVLSRSFYEPFGGRIDENGGPLAGLPLGISDVRTGFTGHEHDDELGWIDMQGRVYDPSLRRFLTSDPVIPSPLTVQGYNPYAYVLNDPLNLRDPTGFQPCDGTNCTPITPDTIAPPPGVIIDGDGAGTKEVDVFEDGEEPLPEDDGAIESSGGGGAGPGGEGVKGGPPSDGDRGTEFGFSIGPMTAADMRELTHVCLDTCGFAPPPVGPVCDVANACIYAEEGDAVNATMSLWAAAPGVGDASKLYSSVKRAGQLGKAGRMAEASQVATGVAAGSRVNMPAWRKMKINMEHIRDRHMPGGKGLAPGNKKDIFEGMSELQVERAVRNAYRNGDVLQSQGERVFVSGPFGNGTIEMWVNRATKEIESAWSKF, encoded by the coding sequence ATGAACAGCCGCAACAGCGACGAACAGCCGCTCTCTGTTCAGCTGGGCGCAATTGTCGAGACGACGTACAGCTACGAGCTGCTCACGGGGCGGCTGGATCGGGTTCAGACTGCTGGGGTGTACGATCTCGACTACGATTACTATCTGGACGGCCGCGCGGAGACGGTATTGACGCTCGGTCGGCTGTACGAGCGGCGGACGGCGGGAGCGCAAACAACCCACGTCTTCCATGTATTCGCGGACGGCGAGGAGGTGGCGCAGCACTTCGTTCACCCGGACGAAAGTTCAGAGCGCCGCTACGTGCAGAAGGACGCGCTCGGAAGCGTGGGCGTGGTGCTGCGTCCGGATGGCAGCGTGCTCTCGAGGAGCTTCTACGAGCCGTTCGGTGGGCGCATCGACGAGAACGGGGGGCCGCTCGCCGGTCTGCCCCTCGGGATCAGCGACGTGCGGACCGGGTTCACCGGGCACGAGCATGATGACGAGCTCGGCTGGATCGATATGCAGGGGCGCGTCTACGATCCGAGCCTTCGTCGGTTCCTCACGTCCGATCCCGTCATCCCGTCGCCGCTGACGGTGCAAGGGTACAATCCCTATGCCTACGTCTTGAATGATCCCCTCAACCTGAGGGATCCGACGGGCTTCCAGCCGTGCGACGGGACGAACTGCACGCCGATCACGCCCGATACGATCGCGCCGCCGCCGGGCGTCATCATCGATGGCGACGGCGCTGGCACGAAGGAGGTGGATGTCTTCGAGGACGGTGAGGAGCCCCTTCCCGAAGACGATGGCGCCATCGAGAGCTCCGGCGGCGGTGGAGCAGGTCCTGGCGGAGAAGGCGTGAAGGGCGGCCCCCCGTCGGACGGGGACAGAGGAACAGAATTTGGGTTCAGCATCGGTCCGATGACGGCGGCGGACATGCGCGAGCTCACGCACGTCTGCCTCGATACCTGTGGCTTCGCGCCGCCGCCGGTCGGCCCGGTATGCGACGTCGCCAATGCCTGCATCTATGCCGAGGAGGGCGACGCGGTGAACGCGACGATGAGCCTCTGGGCCGCTGCGCCTGGAGTCGGCGATGCCAGCAAGCTTTATTCCAGCGTGAAGCGTGCGGGACAGCTTGGGAAGGCTGGCAGGATGGCGGAGGCAAGTCAGGTCGCAACGGGGGTAGCGGCAGGGTCGCGGGTCAACATGCCGGCGTGGCGAAAGATGAAGATCAACATGGAACACATCCGCGATCGACATATGCCGGGCGGAAAGGGCCTCGCGCCCGGCAACAAGAAGGATATCTTCGAGGGTATGAGCGAATTGCAGGTCGAGCGCGCCGTGCGGAATGCCTATCGCAATGGAGATGTGCTGCAGTCCCAGGGCGAGCGAGTCTTTGTCAGCGGTCCGTTCGGGAACGGGACCATCGAGATGTGGGTCAACCGAGCCACGAAAGAGATCGAGAGCGCTTGGTCGAAGTTCTAA
- a CDS encoding sensor histidine kinase, whose protein sequence is MPLSERSFLRTRRAATDERAPSWARAVRQGADNTVRLGIRLQLLFAIGALLLLAFVPLFFAVASLTRATMSGARASSARAIGRAIAGHVAAARTTRSAPELSLLLEAQVGPDGASAIGVYDAAGALSGRAGEPEIAAALPASVEAGTEVLKTVRTARGDALLVVVPEPAREAAPLAEPAPAASTGSVAVLVPTDPSTVAAAPLVRIVALYTGIVALALLVFAYISMTHLVVRPIDAVSQAARRVAGGARDLEVPRAGARELAELGASLALMTGRLRADEESLRAKIAEVERYAADLKSAQERLVRSERLASVGRLAAGLAHEIGNPLAAILGLQDLLLAGGLTPAEERDFVERMKRETERIHKILRDLLDFARPAARGAAEAGDDGEAGRHPSGSVAEAIDDVVSLVAPQRAFRAIELERDVAPDVPAVPLAHGQLVQVLLNLLLNAADAVPRVGGRVAVRASRGACGGARIEVEDNGPGIAEEVRETLFEPFITTKEVGEGTGLGLAVCRGLVEAAGGSIGVERGADGGARFVVLLPGAAQREASEPR, encoded by the coding sequence ATGCCGCTATCAGAGAGGTCGTTCCTCCGAACCCGGCGCGCTGCCACGGACGAGCGGGCGCCGAGCTGGGCGAGGGCGGTACGACAGGGGGCAGACAACACCGTGCGGCTCGGGATCCGGCTTCAGCTCTTGTTCGCGATCGGCGCGCTGCTCCTCCTGGCGTTCGTGCCGCTCTTCTTCGCCGTGGCGAGCCTCACGCGGGCCACGATGAGCGGCGCGCGCGCGTCGAGCGCCCGCGCGATCGGCCGCGCCATCGCCGGGCACGTGGCCGCGGCGCGGACGACGCGGTCCGCCCCGGAGCTCTCGCTCCTGCTCGAGGCGCAGGTCGGCCCGGACGGGGCGTCGGCGATCGGCGTCTACGACGCGGCGGGGGCGCTCTCGGGCCGCGCCGGGGAGCCAGAGATCGCGGCGGCGCTGCCGGCCTCGGTGGAGGCCGGCACGGAGGTGCTGAAGACGGTGCGGACGGCGCGCGGCGATGCGCTCCTGGTGGTCGTCCCGGAGCCTGCGCGCGAGGCGGCGCCTCTCGCGGAGCCGGCGCCCGCGGCGTCGACGGGCTCCGTGGCCGTGCTGGTGCCGACCGACCCGTCGACGGTGGCCGCCGCGCCGCTCGTGCGGATCGTGGCGCTCTACACGGGCATCGTGGCGCTGGCGCTGCTCGTGTTCGCGTACATCTCCATGACGCACCTCGTGGTGCGGCCGATCGACGCGGTGTCGCAGGCCGCGCGCCGCGTGGCGGGCGGGGCGCGCGACCTGGAGGTGCCGCGGGCCGGCGCGCGGGAGCTCGCGGAGCTCGGCGCGAGCCTCGCGCTCATGACGGGCCGCCTCCGCGCCGACGAGGAGTCGCTGCGGGCGAAGATCGCCGAGGTCGAGCGCTACGCGGCGGACCTGAAGAGCGCGCAGGAGCGGCTGGTCCGCTCGGAGCGGCTCGCGTCCGTGGGGCGCCTGGCGGCGGGGCTCGCGCACGAGATCGGCAACCCGCTCGCGGCGATCCTCGGCCTGCAGGATCTGCTGCTCGCCGGGGGCCTCACGCCGGCCGAGGAGCGCGATTTCGTCGAGCGGATGAAGCGGGAGACGGAGCGGATCCACAAGATCCTGCGCGACCTGCTCGACTTCGCCCGGCCCGCGGCGCGCGGCGCGGCCGAGGCCGGCGACGATGGAGAGGCAGGGCGCCACCCCTCCGGGTCGGTCGCGGAGGCGATCGACGATGTCGTCTCGCTCGTGGCGCCGCAGAGGGCGTTCCGCGCGATCGAGCTCGAGCGGGACGTCGCGCCCGACGTTCCGGCCGTGCCGCTCGCGCACGGGCAGCTCGTGCAGGTGCTCCTGAACCTGCTCCTGAACGCGGCCGACGCGGTCCCGCGCGTCGGGGGGCGCGTGGCGGTGCGCGCGTCGCGGGGCGCGTGCGGGGGCGCGCGGATCGAGGTCGAGGACAACGGGCCGGGGATCGCCGAGGAGGTCCGCGAGACGCTGTTCGAGCCGTTCATCACGACCAAGGAGGTCGGCGAGGGGACGGGGCTCGGGCTCGCTGTGTGCCGGGGGCTCGTCGAGGCGGCCGGCGGCTCGATCGGGGTCGAGCGAGGCGCGGACGGCGGGGCGCGGTTCGTGGTGCTGCTGCCGGGCGCAGCGCAGCGCGAGGCGAGCGAGCCGCGGTAA
- a CDS encoding CPBP family intramembrane glutamic endopeptidase: protein MSLLESSSDVIDPHHVPFLAGSAARDARPSTGRRDRSAERAGLAVASDADHALLRLEIELLRRGGRDALELRRELAAFFFVVIALFGVAQLVRDLIHPDLPPLLQMGYSWGFLLLLLVPIGWFVRRQPLPLARLGVTLSGARHSLREALVIAAMAFAACLALRAGPALRGEPLLDWGSVAGYSRLEFAIFLASYGPHCLLQEFIARGVIQTSLERLLPDAGRLAPIVVTSVLFGVFHLYVSLAFAVITFAASVLFGLFYARHRTLVGVTAVHLTVGLASVAAGLN from the coding sequence ATGAGCTTGCTCGAATCCTCCTCCGACGTGATCGACCCCCACCATGTTCCTTTCCTCGCCGGCTCCGCCGCCCGCGACGCGCGCCCGTCGACCGGTCGGCGCGACCGCTCGGCCGAGCGCGCTGGGCTGGCCGTGGCGAGCGACGCCGATCACGCCCTGCTCCGCCTCGAGATCGAGCTCCTCCGCCGCGGCGGCCGGGACGCCCTCGAGCTGCGTCGGGAGCTCGCGGCGTTCTTCTTCGTCGTCATCGCCCTCTTCGGCGTCGCGCAGCTCGTCCGGGATCTCATCCACCCCGATCTGCCGCCGCTGCTCCAGATGGGCTATTCGTGGGGTTTCTTGCTGCTGCTCCTCGTGCCGATCGGGTGGTTCGTCCGGCGGCAGCCGCTGCCGCTCGCGCGGCTCGGCGTGACGCTCTCGGGCGCGCGGCATAGCCTCCGCGAAGCCCTCGTCATCGCCGCCATGGCCTTCGCGGCGTGCCTCGCGCTCCGCGCGGGCCCCGCCCTGCGCGGCGAGCCGTTGCTCGACTGGGGCTCGGTCGCAGGGTACTCGCGCCTCGAGTTCGCGATCTTCCTCGCGAGCTACGGGCCGCACTGCCTGCTCCAGGAGTTCATCGCACGCGGCGTGATCCAGACCTCGCTCGAGCGGCTCCTGCCCGACGCCGGACGCCTCGCGCCCATCGTGGTCACCTCGGTGCTCTTCGGCGTGTTCCACCTCTACGTCTCGCTGGCCTTCGCGGTCATCACCTTCGCCGCGAGCGTCCTCTTCGGCCTCTTCTACGCGCGCCACCGCACCCTCGTCGGCGTCACCGCCGTCCATCTCACGGTCGGTCTCGCCAGCGTCGCCGCTGGCCTCAACTGA
- a CDS encoding DUF7919 family protein → MVYYPDLSPCDYFGRWQDILRAVGWHESGHSFTTGPVAKEFFGALMRLLSNPWQPVAFAGRQPCPYCRFTGGAAELRFEDVAISVGANNLFVPARDEAVVYVAPSLIAHYIDAHDYCPPPVFQEAVLDCPEMRSFAYLKKIKEKGLVVARPAG, encoded by the coding sequence GTGGTTTACTATCCAGATCTGAGTCCATGTGATTACTTTGGTCGCTGGCAAGATATCCTGCGGGCGGTCGGGTGGCATGAGTCAGGGCATTCGTTTACGACAGGACCTGTGGCAAAGGAGTTTTTTGGAGCGCTGATGCGTCTTCTCTCCAATCCATGGCAGCCTGTTGCTTTTGCGGGACGTCAGCCATGCCCCTATTGCCGCTTCACTGGAGGGGCGGCCGAGCTTCGGTTTGAAGATGTGGCGATCTCTGTCGGGGCGAATAATTTGTTTGTTCCTGCGCGTGACGAAGCTGTGGTGTACGTCGCTCCGAGTCTGATTGCGCACTACATTGATGCTCACGACTATTGTCCGCCCCCGGTCTTTCAGGAGGCTGTTCTCGATTGTCCCGAGATGAGGTCTTTTGCGTATTTGAAGAAGATAAAGGAAAAGGGTTTGGTGGTCGCACGGCCAGCAGGCTAA
- a CDS encoding FG-GAP repeat domain-containing protein — MNDFSRDEMVDVLWEHPEKSLAAIWLMEGTQVVAPGPVIPGPIGQGWEAVNAGDFNSDGMADVLWRNIDQNLVAIWLMEGSQLLSPGPIIPGPVGRGWKVIGLSDLNRDGMADVIWNNKDQNVMTAWLMDGPQLVAPGPVIPGPIGHGWVARSARDFNRDGMADVIWDNEEQSLMAIWLMEGAQLLAPGPIIPGIGPGFHVVTAQDYDGDGMADVLWNDTERNLMAVWLMEGASLVIAAGPVIPGPLGRGWEARPAADSNFDGMADVLWYATGTNQAAVWLMDGTQLLAPGPVFLGPYDGG, encoded by the coding sequence ATGAATGACTTCAGCCGCGACGAGATGGTTGATGTGCTCTGGGAGCATCCCGAGAAGAGCCTGGCGGCGATCTGGCTGATGGAGGGGACCCAGGTGGTCGCGCCGGGGCCGGTCATCCCGGGGCCGATCGGCCAGGGCTGGGAGGCGGTCAATGCGGGTGACTTCAACTCCGACGGCATGGCGGACGTGCTCTGGCGCAACATCGACCAGAACCTGGTGGCCATATGGCTGATGGAAGGGAGCCAGCTGCTCTCGCCAGGGCCGATCATCCCGGGGCCGGTCGGCCGGGGCTGGAAGGTGATCGGGCTGTCCGATCTGAACCGCGACGGGATGGCGGATGTCATCTGGAACAACAAGGACCAGAACGTGATGACGGCATGGCTGATGGATGGACCGCAGCTGGTCGCGCCGGGGCCGGTCATCCCGGGGCCGATCGGCCACGGCTGGGTGGCACGCAGCGCGCGCGACTTCAACCGCGACGGCATGGCGGACGTGATCTGGGACAACGAAGAGCAGAGCCTGATGGCCATCTGGCTGATGGAGGGCGCTCAGCTGCTCGCACCGGGGCCGATCATCCCGGGGATCGGCCCCGGCTTTCACGTCGTCACCGCGCAGGACTACGACGGCGACGGCATGGCGGACGTGCTCTGGAACGACACGGAGCGGAACCTCATGGCCGTGTGGCTGATGGAGGGCGCCTCCCTCGTGATCGCGGCAGGGCCGGTGATCCCGGGGCCGCTCGGCCGCGGCTGGGAGGCGCGCCCCGCCGCCGACAGCAATTTCGACGGCATGGCGGACGTGCTCTGGTACGCCACAGGAACGAACCAGGCGGCGGTCTGGTTGATGGACGGCACTCAGCTGCTCGCGCCGGGGCCGGTGTTTCTGGGGCCCTACGACGGCGGGTGA
- a CDS encoding SirB1 family protein: MSLTLFAHIAGRPEDELDLAEAALLIDDAAYPGLDIPHYLGVLDRLGGEARRAVDRPLRAAEATPGSGPIEQLLRWFYGDLGFHGNSGDYYDPKNSYLHEVLDRRTGIPITLGVVLLEVCWRAGLEAQGVSFPGHFLVRTPVRGGVLLIDPFEGRLLGRDDLRALHTRATGTTRDPDPRLLVPAQKRQILVRMLNNLRSIYSSRSDASRLRSVLERMQVLAPTDELRKELDQIGGERPWPSAGRDVN; the protein is encoded by the coding sequence GTGAGTCTGACGCTCTTTGCGCATATCGCCGGGAGACCGGAGGACGAGCTCGACCTCGCCGAGGCGGCGCTCCTGATCGACGACGCCGCGTACCCGGGGCTCGACATCCCGCACTACCTCGGCGTGCTCGACCGGCTCGGCGGCGAGGCGCGGCGCGCGGTCGATCGCCCCCTGCGCGCCGCGGAGGCGACGCCGGGCAGCGGCCCCATCGAGCAGCTGCTCCGCTGGTTCTACGGCGACCTCGGGTTCCACGGCAACTCCGGGGACTACTACGACCCGAAGAACAGCTACCTGCACGAGGTCCTGGATCGCCGGACGGGCATCCCCATCACGCTGGGCGTCGTCCTCCTCGAGGTGTGCTGGCGCGCGGGCCTCGAGGCCCAGGGCGTCTCGTTCCCGGGCCATTTCCTGGTGAGGACGCCGGTCCGCGGCGGCGTGCTGCTCATCGACCCGTTCGAGGGCCGCCTGCTCGGCCGGGACGATCTGCGCGCGCTGCACACCCGCGCCACGGGCACCACGCGCGATCCGGATCCGCGGCTGCTCGTGCCCGCGCAGAAGCGGCAGATCCTGGTGCGCATGCTGAACAACCTGCGGTCGATCTACTCGAGCCGCTCGGACGCGTCGCGGCTGCGCAGCGTGCTCGAGCGGATGCAGGTGCTCGCGCCGACCGACGAGCTTCGGAAGGAGCTCGATCAGATCGGCGGCGAGCGCCCCTGGCCGTCTGCAGGGCGGGACGTGAACTGA
- a CDS encoding sigma factor-like helix-turn-helix DNA-binding protein has translation MAGAVEQVLGGLPARQVEAFRLVGDEGCGLDEVAARLGCTAMAARLCAHRARASICRHLGEASGVAG, from the coding sequence ATGGCGGGCGCGGTCGAACAGGTGCTCGGGGGGCTCCCGGCACGCCAGGTCGAGGCGTTCCGGCTGGTGGGCGACGAGGGGTGCGGCCTCGACGAGGTCGCGGCGCGGCTCGGGTGTACCGCGATGGCGGCCCGCCTCTGCGCCCACCGGGCGCGGGCGAGCATCTGCCGCCACCTCGGCGAGGCGTCGGGGGTCGCGGGGTGA